One Bacteroidota bacterium DNA segment encodes these proteins:
- the secA gene encoding preprotein translocase subunit SecA: MLKFIEKIFGSKREKDVELLLPLVDEINAHYEGLASLTDDELRAKTEEFRARIREATHEITEESHELRERLKEDVPHAERMEIIERIGVLDKELDEVTKVTLDELLPEAFAVVKDACRRLVGSTFTVAGQEMKWDMIPFDVQLIGGIVLHQGKIAEMATGEGKTLVATLPVYLNALPGRGVHIVTVNDYLALRDSQWMGKIYEYLGLTVGVILQSQNPWERKPMYEADITYGTNNEFGFDYLRDNMVQDANEMVQRPHYYAVVDEVDSVLIDEARTPLIISGPVESADHKFDEMKPIVDRVVNAQKALCASFMTEAEELLKSGDDDKKKKAGEMLVRVHHGMPKNKRLLKLLSDGEMAKLMQSTEMEFMRDQSRNMHLIDDDLYFVVEEKNHQIDLTDKGRDFLAAGGDRDLWILPDIATELSQLEGYSEEETRKKKDELHLLYADRSDRLHTIGQLLRAYSLYEKDVEYVVQEGKVLIVDEFTGRILPGRRYSEGLHQAIEAKESVTVERDTQTLATITLQNYFRLYKKLAGMTGTAETEAGEFFSIYQLDVVVIPTNVPVTRDDRDDMVYRTKREKLNAVMEEIQELRKLGRPVLVGTTSVEVSETISKLLKRIGVPHNVLNAKQHAREAEIIRNAGLSGAVTIATNMAGRGTDIKLGPGVREAGGLHILGTERHDARRIDRQLRGRAGRQGDPGSTQFYLSLEDDLMRLFGSERIAGIMQKLGLEEGEVIKHSMITKSVERAQKKVEENNFAIRKRLLEYDNVMNSQREVIYERRRQALYGERLKDEILEMMEEAVKELTAVHYHAGEMEKLQDEVRTRFMVDAQMTREEFAQIGEDGVAAKIIDEAYQFYARKEEQLGSEGVAQLERFATLRVIDEKWRDHLREMDELKEGIGLRAYGQKDPLVEYKQEGYRMFQELLVLVRDGVLDLAFKLYPMVQDPRTGQMVPAQAGGRRMMPSQPAKRGRAVASKEAAPSGFHGNGESEIPAPRPVPQTVRVGPKVGRNDPCPCGSGKKYKNCHGAG, encoded by the coding sequence ATGCTAAAGTTTATAGAGAAGATTTTTGGCTCCAAGCGGGAGAAAGACGTCGAGTTACTGCTGCCGCTCGTTGATGAAATCAACGCGCATTATGAGGGGCTTGCCAGCCTGACCGATGACGAACTCCGCGCGAAAACGGAGGAATTTCGCGCCCGCATTCGAGAAGCGACGCATGAGATCACCGAGGAATCCCACGAGTTACGTGAGCGACTCAAAGAGGACGTTCCACATGCGGAGCGCATGGAGATCATCGAGCGCATTGGCGTCCTCGATAAAGAACTAGACGAGGTGACTAAGGTCACGCTCGACGAGCTGTTACCGGAAGCCTTCGCTGTCGTCAAGGATGCGTGCCGCAGGCTGGTCGGCTCGACCTTCACCGTCGCCGGGCAAGAGATGAAGTGGGACATGATCCCATTCGACGTGCAGCTAATTGGCGGCATTGTTTTGCATCAGGGCAAGATCGCGGAGATGGCAACGGGCGAAGGTAAGACGCTCGTGGCTACGCTGCCAGTATACTTGAATGCTTTGCCGGGTCGTGGCGTGCATATCGTGACGGTTAACGATTACCTTGCATTGCGCGACTCGCAATGGATGGGCAAGATCTACGAATACCTCGGGCTGACCGTCGGCGTGATTCTGCAATCGCAGAACCCGTGGGAGCGCAAGCCGATGTACGAGGCCGATATCACCTACGGCACCAACAACGAATTTGGATTCGACTACCTGCGGGATAACATGGTGCAGGATGCGAACGAGATGGTGCAGCGTCCGCACTATTATGCGGTCGTGGATGAAGTCGATTCTGTACTGATCGATGAAGCGCGTACGCCGCTCATCATCTCGGGTCCGGTCGAAAGCGCCGATCACAAGTTCGACGAGATGAAGCCGATTGTCGATCGCGTGGTCAACGCGCAGAAGGCCCTCTGCGCGAGTTTTATGACCGAAGCCGAGGAACTGCTGAAATCCGGAGACGACGATAAGAAGAAAAAGGCTGGTGAAATGCTGGTCCGCGTGCATCATGGGATGCCGAAGAACAAGCGGCTGCTGAAGCTCCTGTCCGATGGCGAGATGGCCAAGCTCATGCAGTCCACCGAAATGGAGTTCATGCGCGACCAATCGCGCAATATGCACCTGATCGATGATGACCTCTACTTCGTCGTCGAAGAAAAGAACCATCAGATCGATCTGACCGATAAAGGCCGTGACTTCCTTGCGGCGGGTGGCGATCGCGATCTCTGGATTTTGCCGGATATTGCCACCGAGCTTTCGCAGCTTGAAGGGTATTCAGAAGAAGAGACACGCAAAAAGAAAGACGAGCTTCATCTTCTGTATGCCGATCGCTCCGACCGGTTGCACACGATCGGTCAGCTCCTGCGCGCATATTCGCTCTATGAAAAAGACGTGGAATATGTCGTGCAGGAGGGCAAGGTCCTCATTGTCGATGAGTTTACCGGTCGGATTCTGCCGGGGCGCAGGTACTCCGAAGGTCTGCATCAGGCCATCGAGGCGAAGGAGAGCGTCACTGTCGAGCGCGACACGCAAACGCTCGCCACGATCACACTCCAGAACTATTTCCGTCTTTATAAGAAGCTCGCTGGCATGACGGGCACCGCCGAAACCGAAGCGGGTGAGTTTTTTAGTATCTATCAGCTTGATGTCGTCGTCATTCCGACGAACGTACCCGTGACCCGAGATGACCGCGACGACATGGTGTATCGCACGAAGCGAGAAAAGCTCAATGCGGTCATGGAAGAGATTCAGGAGCTTCGCAAATTGGGCCGCCCGGTGTTGGTCGGTACGACGAGCGTCGAAGTCTCCGAGACAATCTCCAAGTTGCTCAAGCGCATCGGAGTGCCGCATAATGTACTAAACGCCAAGCAGCACGCACGCGAAGCTGAAATTATTCGGAATGCCGGACTCTCCGGCGCCGTGACCATTGCAACGAACATGGCTGGCCGTGGTACCGACATCAAACTCGGCCCCGGCGTGCGCGAGGCAGGTGGATTGCACATCCTCGGCACTGAACGCCACGATGCGCGGCGTATTGATCGCCAACTTCGTGGCCGCGCAGGTCGCCAGGGCGATCCGGGTTCGACGCAGTTTTATCTTTCGCTCGAAGATGATCTGATGCGCTTGTTCGGCAGCGAGCGCATCGCCGGCATCATGCAGAAGCTCGGTCTGGAAGAGGGCGAGGTCATCAAGCATTCGATGATCACGAAATCCGTCGAGCGCGCACAGAAGAAGGTCGAGGAGAACAACTTCGCCATCCGCAAGCGCCTGCTCGAGTATGACAACGTCATGAACTCGCAGCGCGAGGTCATTTACGAGCGACGCCGTCAGGCGCTCTATGGCGAGCGACTGAAGGATGAGATTCTCGAAATGATGGAGGAGGCTGTCAAAGAGCTGACAGCCGTCCATTATCACGCAGGTGAAATGGAGAAGCTGCAGGACGAAGTCCGCACGCGCTTCATGGTCGATGCGCAGATGACGCGTGAAGAATTCGCACAGATCGGTGAGGACGGAGTGGCCGCAAAGATCATCGATGAAGCGTATCAGTTTTATGCGCGAAAGGAGGAGCAGCTTGGCTCCGAAGGCGTTGCCCAACTCGAACGCTTCGCGACACTCCGCGTCATCGACGAAAAATGGCGCGATCATCTTCGCGAAATGGACGAGTTGAAGGAAGGCATCGGCCTCCGCGCTTATGGACAGAAGGACCCACTGGTCGAATACAAGCAAGAGGGCTATCGGATGTTCCAGGAACTGCTCGTGCTTGTCCGCGATGGCGTGCTCGATCTGGCCTTCAAGCTCTACCCGATGGTACAGGATCCGCGCACGGGGCAGATGGTCCCGGCGCAGGCCGGTGGCCGCCGTATGATGCCGAGCCAGCCGGCGAAGCGTGGCCGCGCAGTGGCTTCGAAAGAAGCAGCGCCATCCGGATTTCACGGCAACGGTGAAAGCGAAATTCCCGCACCGCGTCCCGTGCCACAAACCGTGCGCGTCG
- a CDS encoding HAD-IA family hydrolase — MLLNTLQAILFDIDGTLLDTFDFIYGAFEHAFELHGVERLSRERISHLMGGPLEEVYMEMAPGHDVTALCQAHRTFQSENLHLARLFPDTLSVLEGFRARGIKIGAITTRSIRTSIRSLEQTGIVHLFDIIISAEDVVRVKPDPEPLLKALDVFGVKPADAIMVGDTAADIMAGKNAGVKTVAALYGFGGERLLELQPDYAIASLIDLFQFL, encoded by the coding sequence ATGCTTCTCAATACGCTACAGGCTATTCTCTTCGATATCGATGGTACTCTTCTCGATACGTTCGATTTTATTTACGGTGCGTTCGAACATGCATTTGAATTGCATGGGGTCGAGCGGCTTTCACGGGAGAGGATCTCCCATCTCATGGGCGGTCCGCTCGAAGAAGTCTACATGGAAATGGCGCCCGGCCATGATGTAACAGCTTTGTGCCAAGCGCATCGGACGTTCCAGTCTGAGAATCTGCACTTGGCGAGGTTGTTTCCCGATACCCTGAGCGTTCTCGAAGGCTTCCGCGCGCGTGGCATAAAGATCGGGGCAATCACTACGCGCTCGATCCGCACCTCCATTCGGTCACTCGAACAAACCGGTATCGTTCACCTTTTCGATATTATCATCTCTGCGGAGGATGTCGTTCGTGTTAAGCCCGATCCCGAACCATTATTGAAAGCGCTCGATGTCTTTGGTGTAAAACCGGCAGATGCTATAATGGTCGGTGATACGGCAGCAGATATCATGGCCGGCAAGAACGCAGGAGTAAAGACTGTGGCCGCTCTGTATGGGTTTGGTGGAGAGAGACTGCTGGAGCTACAGCCAGACTACGCGATCGCTTCGCTGATAGACCTATTCCAGTTCCTATAG
- a CDS encoding T9SS type A sorting domain-containing protein, whose protein sequence is MKHSFTRLLVFALLALSTSAGRGQWVQTNGPYHAPVYSLLSIGDKLVTATEGGPYRSSNSGQTWISSLSDAAFDPWLVKSRNTIYLTPYYGSSNPTWFSTDTGQSWRKLPDSQTVIQAAIDTVLFAFDNSNSTVIRSIDAGHHWYLANKGLPTGRGISDTVDRPWPVEQLVSNGMELFAILHSDPYGYFLHGLSLYRSNDFGQSWKPVNVLLPQISYYSNGGCASGSSVVVAIDSESYFSNDDGLTWDSLRLVALSVLQVSNRVLLGTDRGLLVSTDGGKRWTESDSGLPNKTFRGLVQNNNGIFAGTGAGVVRSTDSGATWVLEDHGLYGSVVNQLDVFGNSIVSREDGAISSSSDMGDSWELREGNLGSLQCLVFVGDALLLFSYENGVLVSWDSGGHWLRRNFDSNSNNYYWYAAVSSRGIVIASTYSYSQSRPALIRSPDTGKTWEMLSVALNWGYVWSLVGYDSLVFALADSGIFRSLDLGTHWEKVATNSISGRLFRSSGILFKYTYDLGLWKSTDDGATWLPANNGLPKSRIYALASRDSLLFACSDFGVFASTNQGLFWQSANTGLLRLSVSALAILNSDIYCGGSVQGVWRRNIREMVSSLSVPIKKSSRAMLVCYPNPLTTSTTITLSSPAAGFAQVTVVNLLGQEVARVFAGAVDAGEHSFVWQKPSGLPAGMYECIVRINGSAERVAMIVE, encoded by the coding sequence ATGAAGCACTCGTTCACACGTCTCTTGGTCTTTGCGCTCCTCGCACTATCGACTTCCGCTGGTCGTGGGCAGTGGGTGCAGACGAATGGGCCGTATCATGCCCCCGTTTACTCGCTCCTTTCGATCGGGGATAAGTTGGTCACAGCGACTGAGGGCGGACCTTACAGGAGTTCGAATTCAGGTCAGACTTGGATTAGCAGTTTATCAGATGCTGCCTTCGATCCTTGGTTGGTCAAATCTCGGAATACCATCTATCTAACGCCATACTACGGTTCATCAAATCCGACGTGGTTTTCGACAGACACAGGTCAGAGTTGGAGGAAACTGCCAGATTCCCAGACGGTTATTCAAGCGGCTATAGATACCGTACTTTTTGCCTTTGATAATTCGAACAGTACTGTCATTCGTTCAATCGACGCTGGCCACCACTGGTACTTAGCCAACAAGGGACTTCCGACCGGCCGGGGCATTTCGGATACAGTTGACCGCCCATGGCCTGTCGAGCAATTGGTTTCCAATGGGATGGAACTGTTTGCAATTCTACATTCGGATCCGTATGGTTATTTTCTCCATGGGTTGAGCCTGTACCGATCGAATGATTTCGGCCAATCATGGAAACCGGTCAATGTGCTGCTGCCCCAAATCAGTTATTATAGCAATGGTGGTTGCGCCTCAGGGAGTAGCGTCGTGGTAGCAATTGACAGTGAGTCGTATTTTTCTAATGATGATGGACTGACATGGGATTCTCTTCGCTTGGTGGCTCTGAGCGTGCTTCAGGTATCAAATCGCGTCCTTCTTGGTACGGATCGTGGCCTTCTTGTCTCCACTGACGGGGGCAAGCGATGGACGGAATCCGACTCCGGGCTTCCGAACAAGACTTTCAGAGGGCTCGTACAAAATAACAACGGGATCTTTGCAGGAACCGGTGCCGGCGTTGTTCGCTCGACGGACTCGGGTGCAACGTGGGTTCTTGAAGATCACGGATTGTATGGGTCAGTCGTTAATCAGCTGGATGTGTTTGGCAACAGCATTGTGTCACGTGAGGACGGTGCGATCTCTTCGTCTTCGGATATGGGCGATTCATGGGAGCTCAGGGAAGGCAATCTTGGCTCTCTGCAATGCTTGGTATTCGTTGGCGATGCACTGCTGCTGTTCTCCTACGAGAATGGGGTTCTTGTTTCTTGGGACAGCGGCGGGCATTGGTTAAGGAGGAACTTTGACTCGAATTCTAACAATTACTACTGGTACGCAGCCGTGAGCAGCCGAGGCATTGTGATCGCCTCGACCTATTCCTATTCGCAATCTCGTCCTGCTCTAATTAGATCACCTGACACAGGTAAGACCTGGGAAATGTTATCTGTCGCCCTAAATTGGGGTTACGTTTGGAGCCTTGTCGGATACGATAGTCTTGTCTTCGCCTTGGCTGACAGTGGAATATTCAGAAGCCTCGACCTTGGAACCCACTGGGAGAAGGTGGCGACAAATTCGATCTCTGGCAGACTCTTTCGTTCGTCTGGGATTCTCTTCAAGTACACCTACGATTTGGGTTTGTGGAAATCGACCGACGACGGGGCAACGTGGCTGCCTGCTAATAATGGTTTGCCAAAGAGCCGGATATATGCTCTTGCTTCCCGCGATAGCCTGTTGTTTGCGTGTAGTGATTTTGGGGTGTTTGCTTCAACCAATCAAGGGTTGTTCTGGCAATCTGCGAACACTGGGCTGCTCAGACTGAGTGTTTCCGCGTTAGCCATTCTAAATTCAGATATTTACTGTGGTGGATCCGTGCAAGGAGTCTGGCGCCGCAACATTCGAGAGATGGTCTCATCACTTTCGGTGCCAATCAAGAAATCATCACGTGCTATGTTGGTCTGTTATCCCAACCCCCTTACCACTTCCACCACCATCACGCTCTCCTCACCCGCTGCGGGCTTCGCGCAGGTCACAGTCGTGAACCTGCTCGGCCAGGAAGTCGCGCGGGTGTTTGCGGGTGCGGTGGATGCGGGCGAGCACTCCTTCGTGTGGCAAAAGCCCTCGGGTTTGCCGGCGGGAATGTACGAATGCATCGTGCGAATAAATGGCAGCGCCGAGCGGGTGGCGATGATCGTGGAATAA
- a CDS encoding NUDIX hydrolase: MLTRLQRLASETLHENPWWQYRHDRYTHPDGSEGDFFYAHTRGAVFVIPEYDDGRVLMLRQFRYLNQRESLEFVGGGIKEGLTREVSAREELLEESGLLADRLIPLGWFNPMNGLSDEECYVFLATGLHSNSAHPEVSEEFEPVLLTLPEIDRQISSGEIWDGMTLAAYSLYRFR; encoded by the coding sequence ATGCTTACTCGCCTCCAGCGGCTCGCGAGCGAGACGTTGCACGAGAACCCGTGGTGGCAGTACCGACACGATCGGTATACCCATCCCGATGGCTCGGAGGGCGATTTTTTTTATGCGCATACGCGTGGCGCGGTCTTCGTGATACCCGAGTATGATGATGGCCGCGTTCTCATGCTTCGGCAATTCCGCTATCTGAACCAGCGCGAGAGTTTGGAATTTGTTGGCGGCGGAATAAAGGAAGGGCTTACGCGCGAGGTATCGGCCCGCGAAGAATTGCTGGAAGAATCGGGACTTTTGGCCGATAGATTAATCCCGTTGGGCTGGTTCAATCCTATGAACGGTCTGAGCGATGAGGAGTGTTACGTCTTCCTCGCTACCGGCCTGCATTCCAATAGCGCTCATCCGGAAGTTTCGGAAGAATTCGAACCGGTGTTACTTACGCTTCCCGAAATCGATCGACAGATTTCGTCGGGCGAAATTTGGGACGGGATGACACTCGCAGCCTATAGCCTTTACCGCTTTCGTTGA
- a CDS encoding DUF6263 family protein: MNFRTTLLFAGLTILVACGKKDTAPTTTTTTTIDTTVKAEPVVIADTNHHLYFRPVAGSVRRYHVIDRMTAEATDAQPGGQTDKHAGTSQNEFYVTATTGTTGSDSSVELTVRVDSISLSADQDTTHTRYSSNNAKDRANERYRQFNIMIGKTIKVRVDKYGDLAAMTDVSAISGALMSQVPDSLRSNPRIQQMATQQAQEIANSYLMRVLVHSPTRALIKDTTWRHSSDVNLNIAQGLSFPVTVAASETVRGLERRNGRVLAVLEDNTTTTPKKLVLQEGPTKATISNFVATSHGVARVDDATGVLFHRALDEKRSFTFVVENTQHPGERRSISQNGSETLTVELIAETPVAKP; the protein is encoded by the coding sequence TTGAACTTCAGGACCACCCTTCTTTTCGCCGGACTCACAATTCTTGTTGCATGCGGTAAAAAGGATACCGCTCCTACAACCACGACGACGACCACAATCGACACGACTGTAAAGGCCGAGCCTGTTGTCATTGCGGACACGAATCATCATCTCTATTTTCGGCCGGTAGCCGGGAGCGTCCGGCGCTATCACGTCATCGACCGCATGACTGCCGAAGCAACCGATGCACAGCCGGGCGGCCAGACAGACAAGCATGCCGGGACCAGTCAGAATGAATTCTATGTGACGGCCACGACGGGAACTACGGGAAGCGATAGCAGCGTCGAACTTACCGTTCGAGTTGATTCGATCAGTCTGTCGGCCGATCAGGACACAACGCACACGCGATACTCGAGCAATAACGCGAAGGACCGCGCCAACGAGCGCTACAGGCAATTTAATATTATGATCGGCAAGACGATCAAGGTACGCGTCGACAAATATGGCGATCTTGCGGCCATGACCGATGTCAGTGCGATCTCGGGTGCCCTCATGAGTCAGGTCCCGGATTCCCTCCGATCGAATCCGCGCATCCAACAAATGGCAACGCAACAGGCCCAGGAAATTGCCAATTCATATCTGATGCGTGTTCTGGTCCATAGCCCGACGCGAGCGTTAATCAAAGACACAACGTGGCGCCATAGCTCCGACGTTAATCTCAATATTGCTCAGGGACTGAGCTTCCCGGTTACGGTTGCGGCCTCAGAGACTGTCCGCGGGCTCGAGCGACGTAATGGACGTGTCCTTGCAGTGCTGGAAGACAATACGACAACAACCCCAAAGAAACTCGTCCTGCAGGAAGGCCCCACCAAAGCAACGATCAGTAATTTCGTTGCGACCTCGCATGGTGTCGCCCGCGTCGACGATGCAACGGGCGTGCTGTTCCATCGCGCACTCGATGAGAAGCGGAGTTTCACGTTTGTTGTGGAGAATACCCAGCACCCGGGCGAGCGTCGTTCCATCTCTCAGAATGGATCGGAGACTCTGACCGTAGAGTTGATCGCAGAGACACCAGTCGCCAAACCATAG
- a CDS encoding GAF domain-containing protein yields MISSDDRKPYRGSKVDGTSSTTPGVQGSTSNGRNSQPVKKIVFDDFQITRAEQQAQVDEERRVWREREERTQREKAPLFRRAVPRLKSLRDEMIGVQNKLPFFKRHRDSDSQLESETPPADTTFDPTPDYAIGHEPYFADHERAVVHITRASQPPPISEGPEHLRFAPEEQTTEWIDDSLPVEQIGIDEASTQMNSEYILDEVLPEAKSIPEPWQDDSIEEELRAEAILEDFVEVVEPADEAYPDESQIAAERPAEDPRTSDEPRIEPTMQVYLDSLRSFDSQPRRASDARDPRSDFVVILAEQLDILREQVAATSAMFFWVNSKRQHLVLESAALDDRAYQFLVSDKRFPIELDAVSRVATKRKPELHSVIAPQAERDLIPYYGEAIGISSFAGMPVFFGEGLVAVLTVDSATPEQFTPETLRILTSHSRLLSALIRSYIEKYDLLASARALDAARMLNQIVSPDQSARLLRERRNPDYVLRALTQAASEIIDWDWLASVSFDSARRTWSISSLQSKHGGAYVPPMTAISLEESLVGKCLAGGQSVRQDSLGLQSIRYNVEEDRPGAMGHAFLVIPIRTTNRNYGALAIEHSERAHYTDADVETLEHLSRSAAAALEIMALSEIVSERALTDLLTDLLNKHGLHMRTREELARATQFDEPLTLVLFEIDGASEFATRFSQEDSDTIVLSLARLLRFGARPFDVIARTDEHTLAALLIRMPDEDAYLWSEKMRKMIVSEVIAMGRRSFSVTVSAGVSGARRDGSVDELIAGAELALERARELGGNNVIVY; encoded by the coding sequence ATGATATCAAGCGACGATCGCAAGCCTTATCGTGGATCAAAGGTAGACGGTACGTCCAGCACGACACCTGGTGTGCAGGGCAGTACCTCGAATGGCCGCAATTCGCAGCCAGTGAAGAAGATTGTCTTCGACGATTTTCAAATCACCCGTGCCGAGCAGCAAGCGCAAGTCGATGAGGAACGTCGCGTCTGGCGCGAACGCGAAGAACGGACGCAGCGGGAAAAAGCACCGCTCTTTCGTCGGGCTGTGCCACGTCTCAAATCGCTTCGCGATGAGATGATCGGTGTTCAGAATAAGCTTCCATTTTTCAAACGTCATCGCGATTCGGATTCTCAGCTTGAATCGGAGACGCCGCCAGCCGATACTACATTCGATCCAACTCCGGATTATGCGATTGGCCACGAACCATACTTCGCGGATCACGAGCGGGCCGTAGTGCATATTACACGAGCCTCGCAGCCCCCCCCCATATCAGAAGGACCAGAGCACTTGCGATTTGCGCCCGAGGAGCAGACGACCGAATGGATTGACGATTCATTGCCGGTTGAGCAGATTGGCATTGATGAGGCTAGCACGCAAATGAACTCGGAGTACATTCTTGATGAGGTGCTGCCGGAAGCCAAGTCTATCCCAGAGCCGTGGCAAGACGATTCGATCGAGGAGGAACTTCGTGCCGAAGCCATCCTTGAGGATTTCGTCGAAGTGGTCGAGCCTGCCGATGAAGCATATCCGGATGAGTCCCAGATAGCTGCCGAGCGACCGGCCGAGGACCCGAGGACATCCGATGAGCCACGAATCGAGCCGACGATGCAGGTGTACCTGGACTCACTTCGATCGTTCGACTCGCAGCCCCGCCGCGCAAGCGATGCGCGCGATCCCCGGAGCGATTTCGTTGTCATCCTGGCCGAGCAATTGGACATCCTTCGCGAACAGGTCGCTGCCACATCGGCAATGTTCTTTTGGGTGAATTCGAAGCGGCAGCATTTGGTACTCGAAAGCGCTGCGCTCGACGATCGTGCGTATCAATTCCTTGTCTCCGACAAGCGCTTCCCGATCGAGTTGGACGCGGTCAGCCGCGTTGCGACCAAACGTAAACCGGAGTTGCACTCGGTCATTGCTCCTCAAGCCGAACGTGATCTCATCCCCTACTACGGTGAAGCGATCGGTATTTCGTCTTTCGCGGGAATGCCCGTCTTCTTTGGTGAAGGTCTTGTCGCTGTTCTGACCGTGGACTCCGCAACTCCGGAGCAATTTACACCGGAAACGCTCCGGATCTTGACGAGCCATTCACGACTTCTTTCGGCACTGATTCGATCGTACATAGAGAAGTATGATTTACTGGCATCGGCTCGCGCACTGGATGCGGCCCGAATGCTGAATCAGATAGTGAGCCCTGACCAATCTGCGCGGTTGCTTCGGGAGCGTCGGAATCCGGACTATGTGCTTCGCGCGCTCACACAAGCCGCCAGCGAAATCATCGACTGGGACTGGCTGGCATCGGTTTCATTCGACTCCGCACGGCGCACTTGGTCGATCTCCAGCCTTCAGTCGAAACACGGTGGCGCTTACGTTCCACCGATGACAGCGATCTCGCTCGAAGAGAGCCTTGTCGGCAAATGTCTCGCCGGTGGACAGAGCGTTCGGCAGGACTCGCTCGGATTGCAGAGCATCCGATACAACGTGGAAGAAGACCGGCCCGGCGCTATGGGCCATGCATTCTTAGTGATACCGATCCGGACCACAAATCGAAATTATGGAGCACTGGCGATCGAACATTCCGAGCGAGCGCATTACACTGATGCAGACGTTGAGACTCTCGAGCACCTCTCGCGGAGTGCAGCTGCGGCACTCGAAATCATGGCACTCAGTGAAATTGTCAGCGAGCGGGCACTCACCGATCTTTTGACAGATCTTCTGAATAAACATGGGCTTCACATGCGCACGCGCGAAGAACTGGCGCGCGCGACGCAATTTGATGAGCCGTTGACCCTGGTCTTGTTCGAAATCGATGGTGCTTCGGAATTTGCCACGCGCTTCTCGCAGGAAGATTCGGACACCATCGTGCTTTCGCTTGCGCGACTCTTGCGATTTGGTGCGCGTCCATTCGATGTAATTGCGCGCACGGATGAGCATACGCTTGCCGCCCTGCTCATTCGGATGCCGGATGAGGATGCCTATCTCTGGAGCGAAAAGATGCGAAAGATGATCGTGAGCGAAGTCATCGCGATGGGCCGGCGAAGCTTTTCGGTGACGGTCTCGGCCGGCGTTTCCGGGGCCAGACGGGACGGCTCGGTGGACGAACTAATTGCCGGCGCGGAACTTGCGCTTGAGCGTGCGCGTGAACTTGGCGGAAACAATGTAATCGTGTATTAG
- a CDS encoding sigma-70 family RNA polymerase sigma factor, translated as MRISKQYTNRESQSLDMYLQEIGKVDLLNSDDEIRLAKLIKSEAPEMQSASQRALEILVKANLRFVVSVAKQYQNQGLSLGDLINEGNLGLIKAARRFDETRGFKFISYAVWWIRQSILQALAEQSRIVRLPLNRVGALNKISKKFSQLEQEFEREPSAAELADKLDMTTNEVAETLKISGRHLSVDQPFAVGEDNRLLDVLQDMAQTPPDSTLMSDSLKLEVSRALTALSTREREVLELYFGLNDIHPLTLEEIGEKFALTRERVRQIKEKAIRRLRHTPKTRPLQSYLG; from the coding sequence ATGCGCATTTCGAAGCAATACACCAACCGCGAGAGTCAATCGCTCGATATGTACCTTCAGGAAATCGGCAAGGTCGATCTTCTGAACTCGGACGATGAAATTCGTCTGGCAAAGTTAATTAAGAGCGAAGCGCCGGAAATGCAGAGTGCATCCCAGCGGGCGCTTGAAATCCTGGTCAAAGCCAATTTGCGCTTTGTCGTCTCGGTCGCGAAACAATACCAGAATCAAGGTCTTTCGCTCGGCGATTTGATCAATGAGGGGAATTTGGGCCTTATCAAGGCGGCCCGGCGATTCGATGAGACCCGCGGCTTCAAGTTTATCTCCTATGCTGTCTGGTGGATTCGTCAATCCATCCTGCAGGCACTCGCGGAACAATCGCGCATCGTGCGTCTGCCGCTGAACCGAGTCGGCGCTCTGAATAAGATTTCGAAGAAATTCTCCCAGCTTGAACAGGAGTTCGAGCGCGAGCCATCCGCCGCCGAATTGGCCGATAAGCTCGATATGACGACGAACGAAGTCGCCGAGACCCTTAAAATTTCGGGTCGTCATCTTTCAGTCGATCAGCCGTTTGCCGTTGGCGAAGATAATCGGCTGCTCGATGTGCTCCAGGATATGGCGCAGACGCCGCCGGACTCCACGCTGATGAGTGATTCGCTCAAGTTGGAAGTTTCCCGCGCCCTGACCGCACTCTCCACCCGCGAACGCGAAGTACTTGAACTGTATTTTGGCCTCAACGACATTCACCCGCTGACGCTTGAAGAGATTGGCGAGAAATTCGCTCTGACCCGCGAGCGCGTCCGCCAGATCAAAGAAAAGGCGATTCGCCGACTGCGGCACACCCCGAAGACGAGACCGTTACAAAGCTATTTGGGATGA